A section of the Streptomyces xinghaiensis S187 genome encodes:
- a CDS encoding FxLD family lanthipeptide, translating to MTRSTVVPSRTEVRPQIPGASDGFDLDVSLVEIADPAGLVNLTDDNCGSTCGACTTNVA from the coding sequence ATGACGCGCAGCACCGTAGTTCCCAGCCGCACCGAAGTACGCCCACAGATCCCCGGGGCGTCGGACGGCTTCGACCTAGACGTCTCCCTCGTCGAGATCGCCGACCCGGCCGGCCTGGTCAACCTGACCGACGACAACTGCGGGTCCACCTGCGGCGCCTGCACCACCAACGTCGCCTGA
- a CDS encoding WhiB family transcriptional regulator codes for MLIEFIGPAEHASGWRERALCAQTGPDFFFPVPGGSTREAKQVCRACEERVECLEYALENDERFGVWGGLSEKERRRLRKSRRSGGSGTS; via the coding sequence ATGTTGATCGAGTTCATCGGGCCGGCGGAGCACGCTTCCGGCTGGCGGGAGCGCGCGCTGTGCGCGCAGACCGGGCCCGACTTCTTCTTTCCGGTCCCCGGCGGCTCCACCCGGGAGGCCAAGCAGGTCTGCCGGGCGTGTGAGGAACGGGTGGAGTGCCTGGAGTACGCCCTGGAGAACGACGAGCGGTTCGGCGTCTGGGGAGGTCTCTCCGAGAAGGAGCGGCGCCGGCTGCGCAAGTCCCGCAGAAGCGGCGGCAGCGGTACGTCCTGA
- a CDS encoding ATP-binding protein: MTSLRTPVEALSVGHPTYTQTFPCEATTAEIGRELVRDLLSVWHLDGLADRAALIVTELIANASRHTPCPEVRLTVGRPDATRLRIGIVDREASRLPILSQAADDDESGRGLLLVDAVADRWGYDLHGSGRRPWGKEVWAELRTEGGK; the protein is encoded by the coding sequence ATGACGAGTCTGAGAACACCAGTTGAGGCCCTCTCCGTCGGCCACCCCACGTACACCCAGACCTTCCCGTGCGAGGCGACCACGGCCGAGATCGGCCGCGAACTCGTCCGAGACCTCCTCAGTGTGTGGCATCTCGACGGCCTCGCCGACCGTGCCGCGCTGATCGTCACGGAGCTGATCGCGAACGCCTCCAGGCACACTCCGTGTCCCGAGGTCCGCCTCACGGTTGGGCGGCCGGACGCGACACGACTGCGTATCGGGATCGTCGACCGGGAAGCATCGCGTCTGCCCATACTCAGCCAGGCGGCTGACGACGACGAGTCGGGCCGCGGACTGCTCCTCGTTGATGCTGTCGCTGACCGGTGGGGCTACGACCTGCACGGCTCGGGCAGACGCCCCTGGGGCAAAGAGGTCTGGGCGGAACTTCGCACCGAGGGCGGCAAGTGA
- a CDS encoding helix-turn-helix domain-containing protein: MARYRAEGEAAFEPRSRRPKTSPTAPETETVELILRLRKGLTEQAVGRGGGGIDHDGPGECQ; this comes from the coding sequence GTGGCCCGCTACCGCGCTGAGGGCGAGGCGGCGTTCGAGCCGCGCTCCAGACGGCCGAAGACCTCACCGACCGCGCCCGAGACCGAGACCGTCGAGCTGATCCTCCGGCTCCGCAAGGGGCTGACCGAGCAGGCTGTCGGCCGCGGGGGCGGGGGCATCGATCACGACGGTCCTGGAGAGTGCCAGTGA
- a CDS encoding acetyltransferase, whose product MTTAPAIELRTFTTLDTARGDLLDVYADVRAPLLHLPNYAVTAFGERLDRHGTEPGFTAVLAYADGHSVGYAYSNTIEHGDRYWQRTSPTPAEKYTERPAVALKEIGVRPIWRKTGTARRIHDALLATRDEPYVTLMVNPAAGDGKVHALYKSWGYEDIGQSQPSPASPVLTVMIRASR is encoded by the coding sequence ATGACCACGGCGCCCGCCATCGAACTGCGCACGTTCACGACTCTCGACACCGCCCGAGGCGACCTCCTCGACGTGTACGCCGACGTGCGCGCCCCACTACTCCACCTGCCGAACTACGCGGTCACCGCATTCGGCGAACGCCTGGACCGGCACGGCACCGAGCCGGGATTCACAGCCGTCCTCGCGTACGCGGACGGACATTCGGTCGGCTACGCCTACAGCAACACCATCGAGCATGGCGACCGGTACTGGCAACGCACCAGCCCAACACCTGCGGAGAAGTACACCGAGCGCCCAGCCGTGGCCCTGAAGGAGATCGGCGTCCGACCGATCTGGCGAAAGACCGGCACCGCCCGCCGCATCCACGACGCTCTCCTCGCCACACGCGACGAACCGTACGTCACGCTCATGGTCAACCCGGCCGCCGGAGATGGGAAAGTCCACGCCCTCTACAAGTCGTGGGGGTACGAGGACATCGGACAGAGCCAGCCTTCACCGGCCTCACCAGTCCTCACCGTGATGATCCGCGCCAGCCGATGA
- a CDS encoding lantibiotic dehydratase codes for MAWLRAVWADQDVAEALQHSSPVLAAQVRALCTAEHPALRDVQRAALSVARYLLRAQRRATPFGLFAGVATAEFGPHARADWGEEHVAVGRAGAEWLAALVARLESCPDLLERLPVVINNTVTYRGDRLIVPFQPDVQDDRTRAVEASLALTGPVRAVLAATRLPIRFGTLVDKLQAEFPEAGPEKAGQLLTELIRRRVLITGLHAPSTEVDALGYLLGQLDAIDAGRLAPVAETVRELHAVRAGLEECTTRGGRDSAAARMRDLVPGLRRHPIALDLRLDARIVLPEAVAREIERAALILTRLSIRPYGTAAWNEYHQRFYERYGIGTMVPLAETVADSGTGYPDGYPGAPADARRPRVSARDDALVRLAQAAVLDGRDEVILTDEQIEALDVGPDEPRLPPHLEIVVRVHAASLEELQRGRFRLEVVSVSRGAGVSTGRFLSALAPADREALVTELADLPAADGNTMPAQLSFPPLLSESAHVTRSPQVLPTVISLQEHRAPQDTILTPKDLAVGCDGRRMYLAVPERGHRVEAVGMHSLNLRTHTPPLVRFLTELSRAQCAQVTIFDWGAATAMPFLPRLRYGRIVMAPARWRLEASELPGHARPRAEWDAALSDWRARRRRPRRVYLVEDDRRLFLDLDEAGHRALLRRHLDRTRLAVLVEAPEPEAYGWCGGRAHEVVVPLKATRPSTWPPLPAPGRARALSAAQMQTPASSSVLLAALYGDPRRQDVLLFRHLPGLLEQLGNPPWWFIRFRDPDQHLRVRIALPDPEAFADTARTVSAWADELRSIGLMADLRYPTSYREMGRWGSGTAWEAAEEVFRADSRAVLAQLAQPQRPGLRTLVAAHTVAIASAFLGSTAAGMRWLIDHIPPTAPKPVPRPQFTEAVRLADPSDDWSALRSVPGGDAIVSGWADREAALAAYRPHLPGPDTQGIAVDDVLTSLLHVHFVRHVAVNFPEEEVCLYLARAAALAWTARTRGRAS; via the coding sequence GTGGCGTGGCTACGCGCGGTTTGGGCGGACCAGGACGTCGCCGAGGCACTCCAGCACTCCAGCCCGGTCCTGGCCGCGCAGGTACGAGCCCTGTGCACAGCCGAGCACCCCGCCCTCCGGGATGTGCAGCGCGCGGCGCTGTCCGTGGCCCGCTACCTGCTGCGGGCCCAGCGCCGGGCGACACCCTTCGGCCTGTTCGCCGGCGTGGCCACCGCGGAGTTCGGCCCGCACGCGAGGGCCGACTGGGGTGAGGAGCACGTGGCCGTCGGCCGCGCGGGGGCAGAGTGGCTGGCGGCCCTGGTCGCACGGTTGGAGTCATGCCCGGACCTCCTCGAACGGCTGCCCGTCGTCATCAACAACACCGTGACGTACCGGGGAGACCGGCTCATCGTGCCGTTCCAGCCCGACGTCCAGGACGACCGGACGCGCGCGGTCGAGGCTTCTCTGGCTTTGACCGGACCGGTGCGCGCGGTCCTTGCCGCGACCCGACTGCCGATCCGGTTCGGCACCCTCGTGGACAAGCTCCAGGCGGAGTTCCCCGAGGCAGGTCCCGAGAAGGCGGGGCAATTGCTGACGGAGCTGATCCGGCGGCGGGTGCTGATCACGGGCCTGCACGCTCCGAGCACCGAGGTCGACGCCCTCGGGTATCTGCTCGGCCAACTCGACGCGATCGACGCCGGACGCCTCGCCCCGGTCGCGGAGACCGTACGCGAACTCCACGCGGTCCGGGCGGGCCTGGAGGAGTGCACCACGCGCGGCGGCCGGGACAGCGCAGCGGCGCGGATGCGAGACCTCGTCCCCGGCCTGCGTCGTCACCCCATCGCGCTCGACCTCCGCCTGGACGCGCGGATCGTTCTGCCGGAAGCGGTCGCCCGAGAGATCGAGCGCGCCGCTCTCATCCTGACCCGCTTGAGCATCCGCCCGTACGGGACCGCCGCCTGGAACGAGTACCACCAGCGGTTCTACGAGCGGTACGGCATCGGCACGATGGTGCCGCTCGCGGAGACCGTGGCGGACAGCGGCACCGGCTATCCCGACGGTTACCCAGGCGCTCCGGCCGACGCACGCAGGCCCCGCGTCTCCGCTCGGGATGACGCCCTCGTACGGCTGGCTCAGGCCGCCGTGCTCGACGGCCGCGACGAAGTGATCCTCACGGACGAACAGATTGAGGCCCTGGACGTGGGTCCCGACGAGCCGCGGCTGCCGCCGCACTTGGAGATCGTGGTGCGGGTGCACGCGGCCAGCCTGGAGGAGTTGCAGCGCGGGCGGTTCCGGCTTGAGGTCGTGAGCGTGTCCCGTGGCGCCGGCGTCTCCACGGGCCGATTCCTCAGCGCGCTGGCCCCCGCCGACCGCGAGGCCCTGGTCACAGAGCTTGCCGACCTCCCGGCCGCAGACGGCAACACCATGCCCGCGCAGCTCTCTTTCCCGCCCCTGCTCTCCGAGAGCGCCCACGTCACCCGCTCCCCACAGGTTCTACCCACCGTGATCAGCCTTCAGGAGCACCGCGCCCCGCAGGACACCATCCTCACCCCGAAGGACTTGGCTGTGGGGTGCGACGGCCGCCGCATGTACCTCGCCGTCCCCGAGCGAGGCCACCGCGTCGAGGCCGTCGGGATGCACTCGCTGAACCTGCGCACCCACACTCCGCCACTGGTGCGGTTCCTCACCGAACTGTCCCGCGCCCAGTGCGCGCAGGTCACCATCTTCGACTGGGGCGCCGCAACGGCGATGCCGTTCCTTCCACGTCTGCGGTACGGCCGCATCGTGATGGCCCCGGCACGCTGGCGGCTGGAAGCGTCCGAACTGCCCGGCCATGCCCGCCCTCGGGCCGAGTGGGACGCCGCGCTCAGCGACTGGCGTGCCCGGCGGAGGCGGCCGCGCCGCGTTTACCTCGTAGAGGACGACCGGCGCCTCTTCCTCGACCTCGACGAGGCCGGCCACCGTGCGCTCCTGCGCAGACACCTCGACCGGACGCGCCTGGCCGTACTCGTCGAGGCCCCGGAACCAGAGGCGTACGGCTGGTGCGGCGGGCGAGCCCACGAGGTCGTGGTGCCACTCAAAGCAACCAGGCCGTCGACATGGCCGCCACTGCCAGCTCCCGGCCGGGCCCGTGCCCTGTCTGCGGCCCAGATGCAGACGCCTGCCTCTTCGTCGGTTCTTCTGGCTGCCCTCTACGGTGACCCCCGCCGCCAAGACGTCTTGCTCTTCCGGCACCTGCCCGGCCTCCTCGAACAGCTCGGCAACCCGCCGTGGTGGTTCATCCGCTTCCGCGACCCGGACCAACACCTCCGCGTACGCATCGCCCTCCCCGACCCGGAAGCCTTCGCCGACACGGCCCGAACGGTGAGCGCCTGGGCCGACGAGCTGCGAAGCATCGGACTGATGGCCGACCTGCGTTATCCCACCTCCTACCGCGAGATGGGCCGCTGGGGCTCCGGCACCGCATGGGAGGCGGCCGAGGAGGTGTTCCGGGCGGACTCGCGCGCCGTCCTGGCCCAGCTCGCGCAGCCACAGCGCCCCGGACTGCGCACGCTGGTTGCGGCCCACACGGTCGCCATCGCCTCTGCGTTCCTCGGCAGCACCGCAGCCGGTATGCGGTGGCTGATCGACCACATTCCGCCGACAGCCCCCAAACCGGTTCCACGCCCGCAGTTCACCGAGGCCGTACGGCTCGCCGACCCGAGCGACGACTGGTCAGCCCTGCGTAGCGTCCCGGGCGGAGACGCCATCGTGTCCGGATGGGCCGACCGGGAAGCGGCACTCGCCGCGTACCGGCCGCACCTGCCCGGCCCGGACACCCAGGGCATCGCCGTCGACGACGTCCTGACCTCCCTGCTGCACGTTCACTTCGTGCGCCACGTCGCCGTGAACTTCCCGGAGGAAGAGGTGTGCCTCTACCTCGCGCGTGCCGCCGCCCTGGCCTGGACCGCCCGCACCAGGGGGAGGGCTTCGTGA
- the fxlM gene encoding methyltransferase, FxLD system, which yields MPPDRWQQHNITFFDRESARRTIAERVGPALIQAETDGQLTSWWFMNKQPWPLRYLAGKPSPAIESLLSDLIGDGVAVSCLPGIYEPETDTFGGPEAMDAAHELFHSDSRHLLTYQPNPMHLGRRESAVLLASVMMRGAGLDWFEQGDVWAKVAALRPATAPQPPERAAELTPAMRKLMTADAYSVCRLGGPLHAHQEWVTAFEQAGATLAELAGCGALTRGLRAVIAHHVIFHANRAGLLRDDQSALSHIAREVVMGTSDHTESPTEATADIDSVGAVNTDTITTPTAGAERLRNALVEQLRADGHARTPAVEAALRTVPRHVFVPEASLEDAYANAPVHIKYDTDGTSISCASQPGVVALMLDQLDAQPGERILELGAGTGYNAGLLAHLVGENGHVTTLDVDDDLVEGARTHFAAAGITNVEAVTRDGALGYAEGAPYDRIIATVGAHGVPHAWLQQLAPGGRLLVPQRLKGTVSRSIAYEQRDGRWASLGSEMNTFMPLRRGIADDDRRVIPLSTDGAVRLQAPAGLSIDADALAGVLDQPRTEEWTGMTVRAMESPEWMELFVTCSLPSGLIRMLFPQSAKGTLLTEDPYPSSTAVVDKGSVTYLARRVSKEKTPEGGKLWEFGVIGHGPGSDELAAKVADSIRTWDRDYRDREATFKIQPLDAPEIEQRPGLFALDTPLNRIVVDWR from the coding sequence ATGCCTCCCGACCGCTGGCAGCAGCACAACATCACCTTCTTCGACCGCGAGAGTGCCCGGCGCACCATCGCCGAACGCGTCGGCCCCGCCCTGATCCAGGCCGAGACCGACGGGCAGCTCACCAGCTGGTGGTTCATGAACAAGCAGCCCTGGCCGTTGCGTTACCTCGCCGGCAAGCCCTCACCAGCAATTGAGTCGCTCCTGAGCGATCTCATCGGCGACGGCGTGGCCGTGTCGTGTCTGCCCGGCATCTACGAGCCCGAGACCGACACGTTCGGCGGACCCGAGGCCATGGATGCAGCCCACGAACTGTTCCACAGCGACTCCCGTCACCTGCTCACCTACCAGCCGAACCCGATGCACTTGGGACGTCGGGAGAGCGCCGTCCTGCTGGCGAGCGTCATGATGCGCGGTGCTGGACTCGACTGGTTCGAACAGGGTGACGTATGGGCGAAGGTCGCAGCTCTTCGACCGGCCACCGCTCCACAACCACCCGAACGAGCCGCCGAACTGACTCCGGCCATGCGGAAGCTCATGACCGCTGACGCCTACAGCGTCTGCCGCCTGGGCGGCCCACTCCACGCTCACCAGGAATGGGTGACCGCCTTCGAACAGGCCGGCGCCACGCTCGCCGAACTCGCAGGCTGCGGCGCCCTCACCCGTGGCCTGCGTGCCGTCATTGCCCACCACGTGATCTTCCACGCCAACCGCGCCGGTCTCCTCCGGGACGACCAGAGCGCCCTGTCCCACATCGCACGAGAGGTAGTCATGGGAACGAGTGACCACACCGAGTCGCCCACCGAGGCAACGGCCGACATCGATAGCGTCGGCGCGGTGAACACCGACACGATCACCACCCCTACAGCGGGCGCCGAGCGCCTCCGCAACGCCCTGGTCGAACAGCTCCGCGCGGACGGGCACGCCCGCACGCCCGCCGTCGAAGCCGCGTTGCGGACCGTGCCCCGCCACGTGTTCGTGCCCGAGGCGTCCCTCGAAGACGCCTACGCCAACGCACCGGTGCACATCAAGTACGACACCGACGGCACGTCCATCTCCTGCGCCTCCCAACCGGGCGTCGTCGCCCTCATGCTGGACCAGCTGGACGCCCAGCCCGGCGAGCGCATCCTCGAACTCGGTGCCGGCACCGGCTACAACGCCGGTCTGCTCGCCCACCTGGTCGGCGAGAACGGACACGTGACCACCCTCGACGTTGACGACGACCTCGTGGAGGGTGCCCGCACGCACTTCGCCGCCGCCGGGATCACCAACGTCGAGGCCGTGACCCGCGACGGGGCGCTCGGCTACGCCGAAGGAGCGCCGTACGACCGGATCATCGCCACCGTCGGCGCGCACGGCGTACCGCACGCCTGGCTGCAGCAGCTCGCACCCGGCGGCCGGCTCCTCGTCCCCCAGCGCCTCAAGGGCACCGTCTCCCGCTCCATCGCCTATGAGCAGCGCGACGGCCGATGGGCGTCCCTCGGCAGCGAGATGAACACCTTCATGCCGCTTCGGCGGGGCATCGCTGACGACGACCGCCGAGTGATCCCGCTCAGCACGGACGGCGCCGTACGACTCCAGGCCCCCGCCGGGCTCAGCATCGACGCCGACGCCCTCGCAGGTGTACTTGACCAGCCGCGCACCGAGGAGTGGACCGGCATGACGGTCCGCGCCATGGAGTCGCCGGAGTGGATGGAACTGTTCGTCACCTGCTCCCTGCCCTCCGGTCTGATCCGGATGCTGTTCCCCCAGAGTGCCAAGGGCACTCTGCTCACGGAGGACCCGTACCCCTCGTCGACCGCGGTCGTCGACAAGGGTTCCGTCACCTACCTCGCCCGGCGCGTGAGCAAGGAGAAGACCCCCGAGGGCGGCAAGCTCTGGGAGTTCGGCGTCATCGGCCACGGCCCCGGCAGCGACGAGCTGGCCGCGAAGGTCGCCGACTCCATCCGCACCTGGGATCGCGACTACCGCGACCGCGAGGCCACGTTCAAAATCCAGCCTCTCGACGCCCCCGAGATCGAGCAGCGCCCCGGTCTCTTCGCCCTCGACACCCCGCTGAACCGCATCGTCGTCGACTGGCGATGA
- a CDS encoding LacI family DNA-binding transcriptional regulator: MTESAGAQPLGRPGPSTSPTLEQVARAAGVSRATASRAINGLPYVSEKAREQVAHAVEVLGYRANQVARSLATRRTGSIALVMSEPGNFVLSDPFFARVLRGIYSGLSGSQLQLVLLMTNEQDEDGFARYLCGGHVDGALVVSLHGEDPLPSLLVEAGLPVVLGGRPLVRVDAPYVDVDNFNGACLAARHLIDTGRTRVATIAGPADMAVGMDRLSGWRRGMAGTGFATDAVAHGDFTVEGGAAAMRRLLQSHPDLDAVFAASDLMAVGALQTLQAAGRRVPEDVAVVGFDNLDIAATASPPLTTVRQPIEEFGRTMTWRLLAQLSGEAGLPPSILLQTELVRRESA; encoded by the coding sequence GTGACTGAATCAGCAGGGGCGCAGCCTCTGGGACGGCCGGGCCCGAGCACGAGCCCCACTCTCGAACAGGTCGCCAGGGCCGCCGGGGTCTCCCGTGCCACGGCTTCCCGGGCGATCAACGGCCTGCCCTACGTCAGCGAGAAGGCCCGGGAGCAGGTGGCCCACGCGGTCGAGGTCCTGGGCTACCGCGCCAACCAGGTCGCCCGGTCCCTGGCGACCAGGAGAACGGGCTCCATCGCCCTCGTGATGTCCGAGCCCGGCAACTTCGTGCTCAGCGACCCCTTCTTCGCCCGGGTACTGCGCGGCATCTACAGCGGCCTCTCCGGCAGCCAGCTCCAGCTGGTGCTGCTGATGACCAACGAGCAGGACGAGGACGGCTTCGCCCGCTACCTCTGCGGCGGCCACGTCGACGGCGCGCTCGTCGTCAGCCTGCACGGCGAGGACCCGCTGCCCAGCCTGCTGGTCGAGGCGGGCCTGCCCGTGGTCCTCGGGGGCCGGCCGCTGGTGAGGGTCGACGCCCCGTACGTCGACGTGGACAACTTCAACGGCGCCTGCCTGGCGGCCCGTCACCTCATCGACACCGGACGGACCAGGGTGGCCACCATCGCCGGTCCGGCCGACATGGCGGTCGGCATGGACCGGCTCAGCGGCTGGCGCCGCGGCATGGCCGGCACGGGCTTCGCCACCGACGCGGTCGCGCACGGCGACTTCACGGTCGAGGGCGGCGCGGCCGCGATGCGCCGGCTCCTTCAGTCCCACCCGGACCTCGACGCGGTCTTCGCGGCCTCGGACCTGATGGCCGTCGGCGCCCTGCAGACGCTGCAGGCCGCGGGGCGGCGCGTCCCGGAGGACGTCGCGGTCGTCGGCTTCGACAATCTCGACATCGCGGCCACCGCCTCGCCCCCGCTCACCACCGTCCGGCAGCCGATCGAGGAGTTCGGCCGCACCATGACCTGGCGCCTGCTCGCCCAGCTCTCCGGCGAGGCGGGCCTGCCGCCGTCCATCCTGCTGCAGACCGAGCTGGTGCGCCGGGAGTCGGCCTGA
- a CDS encoding Tat pathway signal sequence domain protein: MDTTRNTVFEAWMTEHGYSSNSLAEAVNRAIERLTGRPGGLDGSSVRAWKAGRVAWPKSASRKALEDVSGLPAVALGFVPRGRPSSTPAPPQQEDPDMKRRTLVGSIAAAAAAAAAPGTASPRRIGMSDVNRLNKRFAEIIASDHCHGGQLGIEQRASSLADEALNLQNAGSATQRVRSNLYASAAAFRSSAMWAAIDGRRYDVAKAHMREAQALAEMSGDQAIKFRIWSHAGTMYRHLGRPADASAANDVARNLHLTRRDPMFASLGLARQGAIQGTAQDRTGTRRAFDQAQDAMLRADPADYRPVWMLAFYDQAELDSLALSAHLALGDYSTAEYHAHRCLSALRSHMVRSRAITTTRLAHAQLAQGAPDAATATAMKVPSEAATQHARVTRMLQEFGAGLRATAPGTSTVQTWTEHTATWRMAA; encoded by the coding sequence ATGGACACCACCCGCAATACCGTTTTTGAGGCGTGGATGACCGAACACGGCTACAGCTCCAACAGCCTCGCCGAGGCCGTGAACAGGGCCATTGAGCGGTTGACCGGGCGCCCCGGAGGACTCGACGGCTCATCGGTCCGAGCATGGAAAGCGGGCCGGGTCGCGTGGCCAAAGTCAGCCTCCCGTAAGGCACTTGAGGACGTCAGCGGCCTGCCCGCCGTCGCTTTAGGGTTCGTGCCACGGGGCCGGCCTTCGTCCACCCCCGCCCCACCGCAGCAGGAGGACCCCGATATGAAGCGCCGTACCCTCGTCGGCAGCATCGCGGCGGCTGCCGCAGCAGCAGCCGCACCCGGCACCGCATCGCCGCGCCGCATCGGCATGAGCGACGTCAATCGCCTCAACAAGCGCTTCGCAGAGATCATCGCCAGCGACCACTGCCACGGCGGACAACTCGGTATCGAGCAGCGGGCCTCCTCCCTCGCCGACGAGGCGCTCAATCTCCAGAACGCCGGCAGCGCCACCCAGCGCGTACGCAGCAACCTCTACGCCTCCGCAGCCGCCTTCCGCTCCTCCGCGATGTGGGCCGCCATCGACGGTCGGCGCTACGACGTGGCCAAGGCTCACATGCGCGAGGCCCAGGCCCTCGCCGAGATGTCCGGCGACCAGGCCATCAAGTTCCGCATCTGGAGCCACGCGGGCACCATGTACCGGCACCTGGGTCGGCCCGCCGACGCGTCCGCCGCCAACGACGTCGCCCGCAACCTGCACCTCACTCGCCGAGACCCCATGTTCGCCTCCCTCGGCCTGGCCCGCCAGGGCGCCATCCAAGGCACGGCGCAGGACCGCACCGGCACCCGCCGGGCGTTCGATCAGGCGCAGGACGCCATGCTGCGCGCCGACCCCGCCGACTACCGGCCGGTGTGGATGCTCGCCTTCTACGACCAGGCCGAACTGGACTCCCTGGCCCTCTCTGCGCACCTGGCGCTCGGCGACTACTCGACCGCCGAGTACCACGCCCACCGCTGCCTGTCCGCCCTGCGGTCCCACATGGTCCGGTCCCGGGCCATCACCACGACCCGGCTCGCGCACGCCCAGCTCGCGCAGGGCGCCCCCGATGCCGCCACGGCCACCGCGATGAAGGTCCCCTCCGAAGCCGCCACCCAGCACGCCCGGGTCACGCGCATGCTGCAGGAGTTCGGAGCCGGACTGCGCGCCACCGCGCCGGGCACCTCCACCGTGCAGACCTGGACCGAGCACACCGCCACCTGGAGGATGGCCGCATGA
- a CDS encoding lanthionine synthetase C family protein, with product MTAYPALGLVDAIAAQLADPDTVPLGSRTLSSDRQHLAYGPPGIALLHVELAANGLGPWHRAHYWLTAASRQPLTSGSDSHPFYGVPAFAHALSCAADHLPGSYQRALDAMDGQIAVDVGRRLDAAHRRIDAGRLPQLAEFDVIRGLTGYGAYLLRRNPGSSTMRAVLDYCVRLTEPITHHGETLPGWWAETGPSGSPDDRFPGGHANTGMAHGIGGVLALLALAARNGSVIDGHHAALRTILAWLDRWKEKADGGPVWPYWVTQGELRRGGLVPSAPRRPSWCYGTAGLARAQQLAALALGDTSRQIDAENALVAALTDLEQLKTTTDNGLCHGFAGLAHTATRTADDAHPSTAGRLRAAIPALLAAVTPPGTDPELMATALIQDEKDGPGLLDGAAGTALALLAPSTAAPPQSAWDACLLIS from the coding sequence GTGACCGCCTACCCCGCGCTCGGCCTGGTCGACGCCATCGCCGCTCAGCTCGCCGACCCCGACACCGTGCCCCTCGGCTCCAGGACTCTGTCCTCGGACCGGCAGCACCTCGCCTACGGCCCGCCCGGAATCGCGCTCCTGCACGTCGAGCTGGCCGCGAACGGCCTCGGCCCGTGGCACCGCGCCCACTACTGGCTCACCGCCGCCTCCCGGCAGCCGCTCACCAGCGGCTCGGACAGCCACCCGTTCTACGGAGTGCCCGCCTTCGCCCACGCCCTGAGCTGTGCCGCCGACCACCTTCCCGGCTCCTACCAGCGCGCCCTCGACGCGATGGACGGACAGATCGCAGTCGACGTCGGACGCCGTCTCGACGCCGCGCACCGCCGCATCGACGCCGGACGCCTGCCGCAGCTCGCCGAGTTCGACGTCATCCGGGGCCTCACTGGATACGGCGCCTATCTACTGCGCCGAAACCCCGGCAGCTCCACGATGCGCGCCGTTCTCGACTACTGCGTGCGGCTCACCGAACCGATCACCCACCACGGCGAGACCCTGCCGGGCTGGTGGGCGGAGACCGGGCCCTCGGGCAGTCCGGACGACCGATTCCCTGGCGGGCACGCCAACACCGGTATGGCGCACGGCATCGGCGGCGTGCTCGCCCTCCTGGCCCTCGCCGCTCGGAACGGCTCCGTCATCGATGGCCACCATGCAGCATTGCGCACCATCCTGGCCTGGCTGGACCGTTGGAAGGAGAAGGCCGACGGCGGGCCGGTCTGGCCGTACTGGGTCACTCAGGGCGAGCTGCGCAGGGGGGGTCTCGTCCCCTCCGCGCCCCGGCGGCCCTCCTGGTGCTACGGCACCGCCGGCCTCGCCCGCGCCCAGCAACTTGCCGCGCTCGCCCTCGGCGATACCAGCCGCCAGATCGACGCGGAGAACGCGCTCGTGGCCGCCCTCACCGACCTCGAACAGCTGAAGACCACGACGGACAACGGCCTCTGCCACGGGTTCGCCGGCCTCGCCCACACTGCCACGCGTACGGCCGACGATGCCCACCCCTCGACCGCGGGAAGACTCCGCGCCGCGATCCCGGCCCTCCTGGCTGCGGTCACCCCTCCGGGCACCGACCCCGAACTCATGGCCACGGCGCTCATCCAGGACGAGAAAGACGGACCCGGCCTGCTCGACGGCGCCGCCGGCACAGCCCTGGCCCTCCTCGCGCCCAGCACCGCAGCACCACCCCAGTCCGCCTGGGACGCATGCCTCCTCATCTCTTGA